Proteins from one Argopecten irradians isolate NY chromosome 15, Ai_NY, whole genome shotgun sequence genomic window:
- the LOC138309618 gene encoding uncharacterized protein — translation MTTFLPEGQSPERPRGQTTCVHHRGRQLEFYCRQCEGPVCGKCVTSLHYCHPICELSEHISHRKRELQIFIDKTENDDLAEIDEYIKSADKSFQENDSNFDELYEHLLESYNYGMKMYSEYLRQKVNECKILLQRGSDIEICDTDCDDLSVILPEAPTLNADSVSLNRDPHGCLNEYRTSSGHDIDIESLEVEIGPSPRQQTSDSEVKTSPSQQQSIEEKVVRPGYTLLPRTKILEEWKSPCAISSIRPTTHGLAWICYLVRNELTLHDRKGTIVNKVKYNTKIEDISLSPTTNTLWACDEHKNILKLKSGQLQTRFSTNAFPLSICITASEHVIIGMENKISKFTTSGELVQTTEGRFVTRPWRISECPVSHNIAVANKMYGCNAVILDSDLEKLFVYTGEIPDVYATRPTKCSFQPAFVVYDSMGNLVIGDRYNNRLLLVSGRGQFIRIIHTDDHWSQDVGIDRQGVLWSAFALDYVKLLQYNDMYQEDNDMYQEDNDMYQENNDKNKCCVLL, via the coding sequence ATGACGACCTTTCTTCCTGAAGGTCAGAGTCCTGAACGTCCTCGGGGTCAAACAACATGTGTTCATCATAGGGGGAGACAACTTGAATTTTACTGTAGACAGTGTGAAGGGCCCGTATGTGGTAAGTGTGTGACCTCCTTACATTACTGTCATCCTATATGTGAGCTCAGTGAACACATTTCACACAGGAAACGAGAACTGCAAATATTTATAGACAAAACTGAAAATGATGACCTTGCTGAAATCGACGAGTACATCAAATCGGCCGATAAATCTTTTCAGGAAAATGACAGCAATTTTGACGAACTTTACGAACATCTTCTAGAAAGCTACAATTATGGTATGAAAATGTACAGCGAATATCTTAGACAGAAAGTAAATGAATGTAAGATATTGCTTCAGCGAGGTTCTGACATAGAAATCTGTGATACAGACTGTGATGACTTGTCTGTCATTCTTCCTGAAGCACCAACACTCAATGCCGATAGTGTCTCCCTAAACCGTGATCCCCATGGCTGTTTAAATGAATATCGAACATCGTCAGGACatgatattgatattgaatCACTCGAAGTAGAAATAGGACCATCGCCAAGGCAACAGACATCGGATTCTGAAGTAAAGACATCTCCAAGTCAGCAGCAGTCAATTGAAGAGAAAGTAGTCCGTCCGGGCTATACCCTACTGCCTCGGACCAAGATACTGGAGGAGTGGAAGTCTCCTTGTGCTATTAGTTCTATACGTCCTACTACTCACGGTTTGGCGTGGATCTGCTATTTAGTCCGTAATGAATTAACTCTCCACGACAGGAAGGGTACGATAGTAAACAAGGTTAAATACAACACCAAGATAGAGGACATAAGCCTTTCTCCTACAACTAACACTCTGTGGGCCTGTGATGAACATAAAAATATCCTAAAGCTCAAGTCAGGACAACTACAGACCAGATTTAGTACCAATGCTTTTCCACTGTCCATCTGTATTACAGCGAGTGAACACGTCATCATAGGGATGGAAAATAAAATCTCCAAATTTACCACAAGCGGTGAGTTGGTACAAACCACTGAGGGACGATTTGTGACTAGGCCATGGAGGATATCTGAGTGTCCTGTTTCCCATAACATCGCTGTTGCTAACAAAATGTACGGGTGTAATGCTGTCATTTTAGACAGTGATCTCGAAAAACTATTTGTATATACGGGTGAAATACCAGATGTCTATGCAACAAGACCAACGAAATGCTCATTTCAACCCGCATTCGTTGTCTATGACAGTATGGGTAACCTTGTTATAGGGGACCGTTATAATAATCGTCTCCTCCTCGTCAGTGGGCGTGGTCAGTTTATCAGGATTATACACACTGATGATCACTGGTCACAAGATGTTGGTATCGACAGACAGGGAGTACTGTGGTCGGCGTTTGCCCTTGACTATGTCAAACTTCTACAGTACAACGATATGTATCAAGAGGACAACGATATGTATCAAGAGGACAACGATATGTATCAAGAGAACAACGATAAAAACAAATGTTGTGTTTTGCTTTGA
- the LOC138309411 gene encoding uncharacterized protein, whose protein sequence is MPVAKLKQYLKDDVPEFASKVSDYLYTYTTRREEVVQVQGFLPEDRLQVSMTDAADFVQISLGKLSSPLTVKVTLTYQDLLQVLPTRVTFHTFIDDDMEIPENFKEEQVLKWKQQLKIMPLSITMKAVSDAFQFVELENERKEREEEEEEDST, encoded by the exons ATGCCAGTTGCAAAGTTAAAGCAATATCTCAAAGATGATGTGCCTGAATTTGCGTCGAAGGTCAGCGATTATCTGTACACCTACACCACGAGACGAGAGGAAGTGGTACAAGTACAG GGTTTCCTGCCAGAAGACAGACTTCAGGTTTCAATGACAGATGCGGCAGACTTTGTACAAATATCCCTAGGGAAGCTGTCCTCACCTTTAACTGTtaaagtgaccttgacctaccagGATTTACTACAGGTCCTGCCAACACGAGTGACCTTCCATACTTTCATAG ACGATGATATGGAAATACCAGAAAATTTTAAGGAAGAACAGGTCCTGAAATGGAAGCAACAACTGAAAATAATGCCACTGTCAATTACCATGAAAGCTGTGAGTGACGCTTTTCAATTTGTCGAGTTAGAGAATGAGAGGAAGGAGAgagaggaggaagaggaggaaGACAGCACCTAG